A stretch of the Vitis riparia cultivar Riparia Gloire de Montpellier isolate 1030 chromosome 13, EGFV_Vit.rip_1.0, whole genome shotgun sequence genome encodes the following:
- the LOC117928448 gene encoding uncharacterized protein LOC117928448: MGSSSVLVTREEFNMFHSIDRELYARLVQNLGRNPGQSMQVIALWLWLEQTGYSDNLVTNVLALPGFMLNAIVDETVTCLNCIDDPKPVPLPSSDANLIPLLQCLTKGAISLQFFQENRIAVIKGVAKLVDEVCTRAFQDILQQTFQNNAGNGVAMEGIYGTPAHVGNLFSLMMMDPVPPPPSPSYYSGVGGVTDLRTGTARVAPHTLNSSGVSQRHSPSPIDLSAAEERPVPPDERTIFLTFSKGYPISENEVKDFFTIKYGDFIEAIHMQEVNEVTEQPLYARLVTRSPSSIEVVLEGKRKAKFSINGKHVWARKFFRKSSGSPRKSSSPPSSQPTSPPATQD, encoded by the exons ATGGGGTCTTCTTCTGTGTTAGTCACCAGAGAAGAGTTCAACATGTTTCACTCCATAGACCGTGAACTTTACGCAAGGCTAGTCCAAAATCTCGGCAGAAACCCCGGCCAGTCCATGCAGGTGATTGCACTGTGGCTATGGCTGGAGCAGACGGGCTACAGTGATAACTTGGTGACCAACGTGTTGGCATTGCCGGGTTTCATGCTCAATGCTATCGTAGATGAGACAGTGACCTGCTTGAACTGCATTGACGATCCTAAGCCCGTGCCTCTTCCCTCCTCTGATGCTAACCTCATTCCTTTGCTTCAGTGCTTGACAAAAGGCGCCATTTCTCTTCAGTTCTTTCAGGAGAACAGGATTGCTGTCATTAAAGGAGTTGCAAAACTGGTGGATGAAGTTTGTACACGGGCATTTCAGGACATACTGCAACAAACATTCCAAAACAATGCGGGCAATGGGGTTGCTATGGAAGGAATATATGGTACTCCCGCCCATGTGGGGAATTTGTTTTCTCTGATGATGATGGATCCCGTGCCGCCACCACCTTCGCCCTCGTATTATTCTGGAGTTGGAGGTGTCACTGACTTGCGAACTGGAACAGCTCGTGTTGCTCCACACACCCTGAATAGTAGTGGAGTGAGCCAGAGGCATAGCCCCAGCCCCATAGATCTCTCTGCTGCTGAGGAGAGACCTGTTCCACCGGATGAAAGAACCATTTTCTTGACCTTCTCCAAGGGCTACCCAATCTCCGAAAATGAAGTCAAAGATTTCTTCACGAT AAAATATGGAGACTTCATTGAAGCAATTCACATGCAAGAAGTGAATGAAGTAACTGAGCAACCCCTGTATGCACGCCTTGTTACTCGATCTCCCTCCAGTATTGAAGTTGTCCTGGAAGGCAAGAGAAAGGCCAAATTTTCCATCAACGGAAAGCATGTCTGGGCCAGAAAATTTTTTCGAAAGAGCTCCGGATCTCCCCGAAAATCATCGTCACCACCATCATCCCAACCAACTTCGCCGCCGGCCACCCAAGATTAG
- the LOC117927675 gene encoding probable RNA-binding protein ARP1 isoform X1, whose amino-acid sequence MTMSNAIGQFGDTTLTKVFVGGLAWETPKEAMRDHFEKYGEILEAVIISDKLTGRSKGYGFVTFKEPEAAKKACEDATPMINGRRANCNLASLGARRPRSAASSTPPHQGSNGGSRPTSAAPTSHVQWYYPAGTPAPPFHHQHHQAVPFYGYSPAYIAADISYNHKLSYTGGSYMNGHFSQVYPGQAMVGANALMPMYPFYHFHQSQTMGHPAHMFPPTTVGPMPTVPAIISKPSSMAPNTGPGLIIFFKQTGTLKSDNGSCK is encoded by the exons ATGACGATGAGCAACGCTATCGGACAGTTCGGCGACACCACGCTTACCAAAGTGTTTGTTGGCGGCCTGGCATGGGAGACTCCCAAAGAGGCCATGAGAGACCATTTCGAGAAGTATGGTGAGATCTTGGAGGCCGTCATCATCTCCGATAAGCTCACCGGCAGATCCAAGGGCTACGGTTTC GTGACGTTTAAGGAGCCGGAGGCGGCGAAGAAGGCCTGCGAGGACGCCACGCCGATGATCAACGGCCGCCGAGCCAACTGCAATCTGGCTTCTCTTGGAGCGCGACGCCCGAGGTCGGCTGCCTCCAGTACACCACCTCACCAAG GATCTAACGGTGGATCGAGGCCCACCTCAGCTGCACCTACTAGTCACGTGCAGTGGTACTATCCGGCGGGAACGCCGGCTCCCCCCTTCCATCACCAGCATCATCAAGCTGTTCCTTTTTATGG GTACTCCCCCGCCTACATTGCGGCCGACATCAGTTACAATCAT AAGCTAAGCTACACAGGTGGTTCGTACATGAACGGGCATTTCTCGCAGGTGTATCCAGGGCAGGCTATGGTGGGTGCGAACGCATTGATGCCAATGTACCCTTTCTATCATTTTCATCAATCACAGACGATGGGGCATCCAGCTCACATGTTTCCACCAACGACGGTGGGCCCAATGCCCACTGTCCCAGCGATCATCTCAAAGCCCTCATCAATGGCTCCCAACACAG GGCCAGGCTTGATAATCTTTTTCAAGCAAACGGGTACCCTCAAATCTGATAATGGAAGCTGCAAATAA
- the LOC117929063 gene encoding nuclear transcription factor Y subunit B-1-like isoform X1 translates to MADGPASPPGGSHESGGDQSPRHNVREQDRYLPIANISRIMKKALPANGKIAKDAKDTVQECVSEFISFITSEASDKCQKEKRKTINGDDLLWAMATLGFEDYIEPLKVYLQRYRELEGDTRGSARGGDGSARRDAIGSQPGPNAQFAHQGSFTQAMNYMNSQAQGQHLIVSPVQSSE, encoded by the exons ATGGCAGATGGTCCGGCGAGTCCCCCCGGAGGCAGCCACGAAAGCGGCGGGGACCAGAGCCCCCGCCACAACGTTCGTGAGCAGGACCGGTACCTTCCGATCGCCAACATCAGCCGCATCATGAAGAAGGCGTTGCCGGCTAATGGTAAGATCGCCAAGGATGCGAAGGACACTGTCCAAGAGTGCGTCTCCGAGTTCATCAGTTTCATCACCAGCGA GGCTAGTGATAAGTGTCAGAAAGAGAAGCGAAAGACGATTAATGGTGATGATCTGCTTTGGGCGATGGCGACCCTAGGATTTGAAGATTATATTGAACCACTAAAGGTGTACCTGCAGAGATATAGAGAG CTGGAG GGTGATACCAGGGGATCTGCTAGAGGTGGAGATGGATCTGCTAGAAGGGATGCAATAGGAAGTCAACCTGGTCCAAATGCACAG TTTGCTCATCAGGGGTCCTTTACGCAAGCAATGAACTATATGAATTCCCAG GCACAGGGGCAGCATCTAATTGTATCTCCCGTGCAAAGTAGCGAGTAG
- the LOC117927761 gene encoding uncharacterized protein LOC117927761 isoform X2, whose protein sequence is MATSSRFLFTNGVISRTSDTPLVSTLLEAHPGAYTTSRTHNNTSCLLFWERHLQRLAESTRILYNSKPGFLFKSNKPMPSLLPLSVWDSVIQSLVDDSMNKAIPIVLNERRSGGELAITTLVSGNFEKLSGNENVDEERISQILDVYLHVGSYVPPVFGVRENCAKLAVVGPGRDVAMAKYSDWLRLRKPLEKLRPDLVTELLLSNDGDQILEGCITNFFVVCRKDSSEVKAKNLHDYGSTSSFEVQTAPLSDGVLPGIIRQIVIEVCLSMGIPLREVAPSWSKCELWEEAFITNSKKLLQHGLQYL, encoded by the exons ATGGCTACCAGTTCCAGATTCCTCTTCACAAACGGCGTCATTTCGCGAACTTCCGACACGCCGCTGGTATCAACCTTGCTCGAAGCCCATCCAG GAGCTTACACAACCTCTCGCACTCACAACAACACTTCATGCCTCCTCTTTTGGGAAAGACATCTACAGAGACTGGCCGAGTCCACGAGAATTCTATACAACTCGAAACCGGGATTTTTGTTCAAGTCCAACAAGCCTATGCCTTCTTTGTTGCCTTTGTCAGTGTGGGACTCGGTGATTCAGTCTCTAGTTGATGATTCCATGAATAAAGCCATTCCAATTGTCTTGAATGAGAGGAGGAGTGGCGGTGAATTGGCTATTACTACTCTTGTTAGTGggaatttcgaaaaattgaGCGGAAATGAGAATGTGGATGAAGAAAGAATTTCTCAGATTCTTGATGTGTATTTACATGTGGGAAGTTATGTTCCTCCTGTGTTTGGTGTCCGAGAAAATTGTGCAAAGCTGGCTGTGGTAGGTCCGGGGAGGGATGTTGCTATGGCAAAGTATTCAGATTGGCTGAG GCTTAGGAAGCCGTTGGAGAAGTTAAGGCCTGATTTAGTTACAGAGCTCTTGTTATCAAATGATGGTGATCAGATCCTTGAAGGCTgtataacaaatttttttgtcGTTTGCCGCAAG GATAGCAGTGAAGTTAAGGCAAAAAACCTACATGATTATGGAAGTACATCTTCTTTCGAAGTACAAACTGCACCTTTAAGTGATGGTGTTCTTCCAGGAATCATTCGGCAAATAGTCATTGA AGTATGCTTGAGCATGGGAATTCCACTTCGAGAAGTTGCGCCTTCATGGTCAAAGTGTGAACTCTGGGAAGAGGCATTCATTACAA ATTCTAAAAAGCTGTTGCAACATGGACTTCAGTACTTGTAA
- the LOC117927675 gene encoding probable RNA-binding protein ARP1 isoform X2: MTMSNAIGQFGDTTLTKVFVGGLAWETPKEAMRDHFEKYGEILEAVIISDKLTGRSKGYGFVTFKEPEAAKKACEDATPMINGRRANCNLASLGARRPRSAASSTPPHQGSNGGSRPTSAAPTSHVQWYYPAGTPAPPFHHQHHQAVPFYGYSPAYIAADISYNHKLSYTGGSYMNGHFSQVYPGQAMVGANALMPMYPFYHFHQSQTMGHPAHMFPPTTVGPMPTVPAIISKPSSMAPNTGAMGGGESFKKVG, from the exons ATGACGATGAGCAACGCTATCGGACAGTTCGGCGACACCACGCTTACCAAAGTGTTTGTTGGCGGCCTGGCATGGGAGACTCCCAAAGAGGCCATGAGAGACCATTTCGAGAAGTATGGTGAGATCTTGGAGGCCGTCATCATCTCCGATAAGCTCACCGGCAGATCCAAGGGCTACGGTTTC GTGACGTTTAAGGAGCCGGAGGCGGCGAAGAAGGCCTGCGAGGACGCCACGCCGATGATCAACGGCCGCCGAGCCAACTGCAATCTGGCTTCTCTTGGAGCGCGACGCCCGAGGTCGGCTGCCTCCAGTACACCACCTCACCAAG GATCTAACGGTGGATCGAGGCCCACCTCAGCTGCACCTACTAGTCACGTGCAGTGGTACTATCCGGCGGGAACGCCGGCTCCCCCCTTCCATCACCAGCATCATCAAGCTGTTCCTTTTTATGG GTACTCCCCCGCCTACATTGCGGCCGACATCAGTTACAATCAT AAGCTAAGCTACACAGGTGGTTCGTACATGAACGGGCATTTCTCGCAGGTGTATCCAGGGCAGGCTATGGTGGGTGCGAACGCATTGATGCCAATGTACCCTTTCTATCATTTTCATCAATCACAGACGATGGGGCATCCAGCTCACATGTTTCCACCAACGACGGTGGGCCCAATGCCCACTGTCCCAGCGATCATCTCAAAGCCCTCATCAATGGCTCCCAACACAG GTGCGATGGGAGGAGGAGAAAGCTTTAAAAAGGTTGGATAA
- the LOC117929063 gene encoding nuclear transcription factor Y subunit B-1-like isoform X2, with the protein MADGPASPPGGSHESGGDQSPRHNVREQDRYLPIANISRIMKKALPANGKIAKDAKDTVQECVSEFISFITSEASDKCQKEKRKTINGDDLLWAMATLGFEDYIEPLKVYLQRYRELEGDTRGSARGGDGSARRDAIGSQPGPNAQAQGQHLIVSPVQSSE; encoded by the exons ATGGCAGATGGTCCGGCGAGTCCCCCCGGAGGCAGCCACGAAAGCGGCGGGGACCAGAGCCCCCGCCACAACGTTCGTGAGCAGGACCGGTACCTTCCGATCGCCAACATCAGCCGCATCATGAAGAAGGCGTTGCCGGCTAATGGTAAGATCGCCAAGGATGCGAAGGACACTGTCCAAGAGTGCGTCTCCGAGTTCATCAGTTTCATCACCAGCGA GGCTAGTGATAAGTGTCAGAAAGAGAAGCGAAAGACGATTAATGGTGATGATCTGCTTTGGGCGATGGCGACCCTAGGATTTGAAGATTATATTGAACCACTAAAGGTGTACCTGCAGAGATATAGAGAG CTGGAG GGTGATACCAGGGGATCTGCTAGAGGTGGAGATGGATCTGCTAGAAGGGATGCAATAGGAAGTCAACCTGGTCCAAATGCACAG GCACAGGGGCAGCATCTAATTGTATCTCCCGTGCAAAGTAGCGAGTAG
- the LOC117927761 gene encoding uncharacterized protein LOC117927761 isoform X1 — protein sequence MATSSRFLFTNGVISRTSDTPLVSTLLEAHPGAYTTSRTHNNTSCLLFWERHLQRLAESTRILYNSKPGFLFKSNKPMPSLLPLSVWDSVIQSLVDDSMNKAIPIVLNERRSGGELAITTLVSGNFEKLSGNENVDEERISQILDVYLHVGSYVPPVFGVRENCAKLAVVGPGRDVAMAKYSDWLRLRKPLEKLRPDLVTELLLSNDGDQILEGCITNFFVVCRKDSSEVKAKNLHDYGSTSSFEVQTAPLSDGVLPGIIRQIVIEVCLSMGIPLREVAPSWSKCELWEEAFITNSLRVMQHVETIQAPSSWEQLESNNWKEVSWEEKRFKEGPGMITAVIQKEIMEKASLEGFPMSNFI from the exons ATGGCTACCAGTTCCAGATTCCTCTTCACAAACGGCGTCATTTCGCGAACTTCCGACACGCCGCTGGTATCAACCTTGCTCGAAGCCCATCCAG GAGCTTACACAACCTCTCGCACTCACAACAACACTTCATGCCTCCTCTTTTGGGAAAGACATCTACAGAGACTGGCCGAGTCCACGAGAATTCTATACAACTCGAAACCGGGATTTTTGTTCAAGTCCAACAAGCCTATGCCTTCTTTGTTGCCTTTGTCAGTGTGGGACTCGGTGATTCAGTCTCTAGTTGATGATTCCATGAATAAAGCCATTCCAATTGTCTTGAATGAGAGGAGGAGTGGCGGTGAATTGGCTATTACTACTCTTGTTAGTGggaatttcgaaaaattgaGCGGAAATGAGAATGTGGATGAAGAAAGAATTTCTCAGATTCTTGATGTGTATTTACATGTGGGAAGTTATGTTCCTCCTGTGTTTGGTGTCCGAGAAAATTGTGCAAAGCTGGCTGTGGTAGGTCCGGGGAGGGATGTTGCTATGGCAAAGTATTCAGATTGGCTGAG GCTTAGGAAGCCGTTGGAGAAGTTAAGGCCTGATTTAGTTACAGAGCTCTTGTTATCAAATGATGGTGATCAGATCCTTGAAGGCTgtataacaaatttttttgtcGTTTGCCGCAAG GATAGCAGTGAAGTTAAGGCAAAAAACCTACATGATTATGGAAGTACATCTTCTTTCGAAGTACAAACTGCACCTTTAAGTGATGGTGTTCTTCCAGGAATCATTCGGCAAATAGTCATTGA AGTATGCTTGAGCATGGGAATTCCACTTCGAGAAGTTGCGCCTTCATGGTCAAAGTGTGAACTCTGGGAAGAGGCATTCATTACAA ATAGCTTGAGAGTGATGCAGCATGTGGAGACAATTCAAGCTCCAAGTTCATGGGAACAGCTGGAGTCAAATAATTGGAAGGAGGTATCATGGGAGGAAAAGAGATTTAAG GAGGGTCCTGGGATGATCACAGCAGTAATCCAG AAAGAGATCATGGAGAAAGCAAGCCTTGAAGGGTTCCCAATGAGCAACTTTATTTAA
- the LOC117927675 gene encoding probable RNA-binding protein ARP1 isoform X3: protein MTMSNAIGQFGDTTLTKVFVGGLAWETPKEAMRDHFEKYGEILEAVIISDKLTGRSKGYGFVTFKEPEAAKKACEDATPMINGRRANCNLASLGARRPRSAASSTPPHQGSNGGSRPTSAAPTSHVQWYYPAGTPAPPFHHQHHQAVPFYGYSPAYIAADISYNHKLSYTGGSYMNGHFSQVYPGQAMVGANALMPMYPFYHFHQSQTMGHPAHMFPPTTVGPMPTVPAIISKPSSMAPNTVCLAVE, encoded by the exons ATGACGATGAGCAACGCTATCGGACAGTTCGGCGACACCACGCTTACCAAAGTGTTTGTTGGCGGCCTGGCATGGGAGACTCCCAAAGAGGCCATGAGAGACCATTTCGAGAAGTATGGTGAGATCTTGGAGGCCGTCATCATCTCCGATAAGCTCACCGGCAGATCCAAGGGCTACGGTTTC GTGACGTTTAAGGAGCCGGAGGCGGCGAAGAAGGCCTGCGAGGACGCCACGCCGATGATCAACGGCCGCCGAGCCAACTGCAATCTGGCTTCTCTTGGAGCGCGACGCCCGAGGTCGGCTGCCTCCAGTACACCACCTCACCAAG GATCTAACGGTGGATCGAGGCCCACCTCAGCTGCACCTACTAGTCACGTGCAGTGGTACTATCCGGCGGGAACGCCGGCTCCCCCCTTCCATCACCAGCATCATCAAGCTGTTCCTTTTTATGG GTACTCCCCCGCCTACATTGCGGCCGACATCAGTTACAATCAT AAGCTAAGCTACACAGGTGGTTCGTACATGAACGGGCATTTCTCGCAGGTGTATCCAGGGCAGGCTATGGTGGGTGCGAACGCATTGATGCCAATGTACCCTTTCTATCATTTTCATCAATCACAGACGATGGGGCATCCAGCTCACATGTTTCCACCAACGACGGTGGGCCCAATGCCCACTGTCCCAGCGATCATCTCAAAGCCCTCATCAATGGCTCCCAACACAG TTTGTTTGGCTGTGGAATAG